A window from Anoplolepis gracilipes chromosome 15, ASM4749672v1, whole genome shotgun sequence encodes these proteins:
- the Stv gene encoding uncharacterized protein Stv isoform X1, producing the protein MSFYFRDSPRLADRLRDLPNDELLREVQKRFNENNEDAFLDTGRRTRGDSFDRPFAHFPKSFPFGDETDVFERPRGERFRAHLDDLATRHPEFAEHLRGPPWSFGGCLSRDRRHRRRGSGSSSNDGQQYQQPSQQHQADEDAHSQASGSSAASGASAVSSHSGGVPDLTSSSAIPQYGLRNTVDIGQQQRRRNMETSPEKSERGQRSMSAPPENRQQQQQQQQHGQGQQQPGPLPGQGQRFVSRVDITPQHNQQQRAQSPSKPTSNVRHIPIFVEGRDEPVMSKLATDDTPPSAFHHQRQSSPPHFHRPSHFNEHFGRQHWPPSHFQNAFYDPGYEQPQTRRQQQQQQYQQPQHHQQQPQYHQQQQPQHHQQQPQYHHQQQQQQQTQQPQYQQQQQQQQQQQQQQQEIPKPKQPVPKDPLEKVAQVQKEVDNLAEQVRRYVGGFRQDKEYIYLDEMLTRELLKLDDIETEGRENVRQARKNAIKTIQDTISLLETKAPLAGQQQLQSVTQEEEKCSEKKDQQEKNISQVPELMDVDVKQEKQDNEPIPLPPAPLSPTKTKVESLENENATMAVESTNKNVAPAFQQGIKVDEKSEQKIENRTAENTELNVAPTERAEEASDGKDGDTTTQTRDTTSKQQTEETKKEKMESPGLQKKLKKTKKKEQQQQPVSEQAIPLPPPSTESTK; encoded by the exons ATGTCGTTTTACTTTCGTGACTCGCCGAGATTGGCGGACCGACTGCGTGACTTGCCCAACGACGAGCTGCTGCGGGAGGTCCAGAAGAGGTTCAACGAGAACAACGAGGATGCGTTCTTGGACACCGGCAGGCGCACCAGAGGTGACTCCTTCGATCGGCCTTTTGCGCACTTTCCGAAA AGTTTTCCGTTTGGCGACGAGACCGACGTCTTCGAACGTCCACGAGGTGAGAGATTCCGCGCGCACCTGGACGATCTTGCGACACGTCATCCCGAGTTTGCCGAACATTTGCGCGGCCCACCTTGGTCGTTCGGCGGTTGCCTGTCGCGCGACCGTCGCCATCGACGCCGCGGGTCCGGTAGTAGCAGCAACGACGGACAGCAATATCAACAACCGAGTCAACAGCATCAAGCGGACGAGGACGCGCATAGCCAAGCGAGCGGCAGCAGTGCTGCGAGCGGCGCGAGCGCCGTTAGCTCGCATAGCGGCGGCGTGCCGGATTTGACATCGTCGTCCGCGATACCGCAATACGGTCTACGCAACACGGTAGACATAGGCCAGCAGCAGCGACGTCGTAACATGGAGACAAGTCCGGAGAAGAGTGAGCGCGGTCAGCGCTCCATGTCGGCGCCACCGGAGAAtcggcagcagcagcagcagcagcaacaacacgGTCAAGGTCAGCAGCAACCCGGCCCGCTACCCGGCCAAGGACAAAGATTCGTGTCCCGAGTGGACATCACGCCACAGCACAATCAACAACAGCGCGCTCAATCGCCCAGCAAACCAACTAGCAACGTCCGGCACATACCTATCTTCGTGGAAGGCCGCGATGAACCTGTGATGTCGAAACTCGCGACCGACGATACGCCGCCGTCCGCGTTCCATCATCAGCGACAATCGTCGCCGCCGCATTTTCACAGACCGTCGCACTTTAATGAACACTTTGGCAGACAACACTGGCCACCGTCGCACTTTCAGAATGCATTCTACGATCCGGGTTATGAGCAACCGCAGACGCGacggcagcagcagcagcagcaataTCAGCAACCCCAGCATCATCAGCAGCAGCCGCAATATCATCAACAACAACAACCGCAACATCATCAACAACAGCCGCAATACCATcaccagcagcagcagcagcagcagacTCAACAGCCACAGtatcaacaacaacaacaacaacaacaacaacaacaacaacaacagcaagAAATACCGAAGCCTAAACAGCCGGTTCCAAAGGATCCTCTGGAAAAAGTCGCCCAAGTACAGAAAGAAGTGGATAATTTGGCAGAACAGGTGCGACGTTATGTCGGTGGCTTTCGACAAGATAAGGAATACATTTACCTAGACGAGATGCTGACGCGCGAACTACTCAAGCTGGACGACATTGAGACGGAAGGTCGAGAGAATGTGCGGCAGGCACGTAAAAACGCTATCAAAACCATACAAGACACCATCAGTTTGTTGGAAACGAAAGCACCACTTGCTGGCCAGCAGCAGCTGCAATCCGTTACTCAGGAAGAAGAAAAGTGCTCCGAAAAGAAAGATCAACAGGAAAAAAACATCTCGCAAGTTCCTGAACTCATGGATGTGGACGTAAAGCAAGAGAAACAGGACAACGAACCGATACCGCTTCCACCGGCGCCGTTATCACCAACGAAG ACGAAAGTAGAGTCTTTGGAAAATGAAAACGCGACAATGGCCGTCGAATCTACGAATAAGAATGTCGCTCCCGCCTTCCAGCAGGGCATCAAAGTCGACGAGAAAAGCGagcagaaaatagaaaatcgtACGGCAGAAAATACAGAACTGAATGTTGCACCAACCGAGCGCGCGGAAGAGGCGAGCGACGGGAAAGATGGTGACACGACGACACAAACTAGAGACACGACTTCAAAGCAGCAGACGGAGGAAacgaaaaaggaaaagatggAATCGCCGGGATTGCAAAAGAAGCTAAAAAAGACGAAGAAGAAggaacagcagcagcaaccgGTGTCCGAGCAAGCGATTCCGCTACCACCACCCTCGACGGAGAGCACGAAATAA
- the Stv gene encoding uncharacterized protein Stv isoform X2, which yields MDSPVIVDAASKFGQEIDLDRSFPSFPFGDETDVFERPRGERFRAHLDDLATRHPEFAEHLRGPPWSFGGCLSRDRRHRRRGSGSSSNDGQQYQQPSQQHQADEDAHSQASGSSAASGASAVSSHSGGVPDLTSSSAIPQYGLRNTVDIGQQQRRRNMETSPEKSERGQRSMSAPPENRQQQQQQQQHGQGQQQPGPLPGQGQRFVSRVDITPQHNQQQRAQSPSKPTSNVRHIPIFVEGRDEPVMSKLATDDTPPSAFHHQRQSSPPHFHRPSHFNEHFGRQHWPPSHFQNAFYDPGYEQPQTRRQQQQQQYQQPQHHQQQPQYHQQQQPQHHQQQPQYHHQQQQQQQTQQPQYQQQQQQQQQQQQQQQEIPKPKQPVPKDPLEKVAQVQKEVDNLAEQVRRYVGGFRQDKEYIYLDEMLTRELLKLDDIETEGRENVRQARKNAIKTIQDTISLLETKAPLAGQQQLQSVTQEEEKCSEKKDQQEKNISQVPELMDVDVKQEKQDNEPIPLPPAPLSPTKTKVESLENENATMAVESTNKNVAPAFQQGIKVDEKSEQKIENRTAENTELNVAPTERAEEASDGKDGDTTTQTRDTTSKQQTEETKKEKMESPGLQKKLKKTKKKEQQQQPVSEQAIPLPPPSTESTK from the exons ATGGACTCGCCTGTCATCGTGGACGCAGCATCCAAATTCGGACAGGAGATCGATCTGGACCGCTCGTTCCCC AGTTTTCCGTTTGGCGACGAGACCGACGTCTTCGAACGTCCACGAGGTGAGAGATTCCGCGCGCACCTGGACGATCTTGCGACACGTCATCCCGAGTTTGCCGAACATTTGCGCGGCCCACCTTGGTCGTTCGGCGGTTGCCTGTCGCGCGACCGTCGCCATCGACGCCGCGGGTCCGGTAGTAGCAGCAACGACGGACAGCAATATCAACAACCGAGTCAACAGCATCAAGCGGACGAGGACGCGCATAGCCAAGCGAGCGGCAGCAGTGCTGCGAGCGGCGCGAGCGCCGTTAGCTCGCATAGCGGCGGCGTGCCGGATTTGACATCGTCGTCCGCGATACCGCAATACGGTCTACGCAACACGGTAGACATAGGCCAGCAGCAGCGACGTCGTAACATGGAGACAAGTCCGGAGAAGAGTGAGCGCGGTCAGCGCTCCATGTCGGCGCCACCGGAGAAtcggcagcagcagcagcagcagcaacaacacgGTCAAGGTCAGCAGCAACCCGGCCCGCTACCCGGCCAAGGACAAAGATTCGTGTCCCGAGTGGACATCACGCCACAGCACAATCAACAACAGCGCGCTCAATCGCCCAGCAAACCAACTAGCAACGTCCGGCACATACCTATCTTCGTGGAAGGCCGCGATGAACCTGTGATGTCGAAACTCGCGACCGACGATACGCCGCCGTCCGCGTTCCATCATCAGCGACAATCGTCGCCGCCGCATTTTCACAGACCGTCGCACTTTAATGAACACTTTGGCAGACAACACTGGCCACCGTCGCACTTTCAGAATGCATTCTACGATCCGGGTTATGAGCAACCGCAGACGCGacggcagcagcagcagcagcaataTCAGCAACCCCAGCATCATCAGCAGCAGCCGCAATATCATCAACAACAACAACCGCAACATCATCAACAACAGCCGCAATACCATcaccagcagcagcagcagcagcagacTCAACAGCCACAGtatcaacaacaacaacaacaacaacaacaacaacaacaacaacagcaagAAATACCGAAGCCTAAACAGCCGGTTCCAAAGGATCCTCTGGAAAAAGTCGCCCAAGTACAGAAAGAAGTGGATAATTTGGCAGAACAGGTGCGACGTTATGTCGGTGGCTTTCGACAAGATAAGGAATACATTTACCTAGACGAGATGCTGACGCGCGAACTACTCAAGCTGGACGACATTGAGACGGAAGGTCGAGAGAATGTGCGGCAGGCACGTAAAAACGCTATCAAAACCATACAAGACACCATCAGTTTGTTGGAAACGAAAGCACCACTTGCTGGCCAGCAGCAGCTGCAATCCGTTACTCAGGAAGAAGAAAAGTGCTCCGAAAAGAAAGATCAACAGGAAAAAAACATCTCGCAAGTTCCTGAACTCATGGATGTGGACGTAAAGCAAGAGAAACAGGACAACGAACCGATACCGCTTCCACCGGCGCCGTTATCACCAACGAAG ACGAAAGTAGAGTCTTTGGAAAATGAAAACGCGACAATGGCCGTCGAATCTACGAATAAGAATGTCGCTCCCGCCTTCCAGCAGGGCATCAAAGTCGACGAGAAAAGCGagcagaaaatagaaaatcgtACGGCAGAAAATACAGAACTGAATGTTGCACCAACCGAGCGCGCGGAAGAGGCGAGCGACGGGAAAGATGGTGACACGACGACACAAACTAGAGACACGACTTCAAAGCAGCAGACGGAGGAAacgaaaaaggaaaagatggAATCGCCGGGATTGCAAAAGAAGCTAAAAAAGACGAAGAAGAAggaacagcagcagcaaccgGTGTCCGAGCAAGCGATTCCGCTACCACCACCCTCGACGGAGAGCACGAAATAA
- the Stv gene encoding uncharacterized protein Stv isoform X3, translated as MPSAPESSESFGVYTMSGAVSFPFGDETDVFERPRGERFRAHLDDLATRHPEFAEHLRGPPWSFGGCLSRDRRHRRRGSGSSSNDGQQYQQPSQQHQADEDAHSQASGSSAASGASAVSSHSGGVPDLTSSSAIPQYGLRNTVDIGQQQRRRNMETSPEKSERGQRSMSAPPENRQQQQQQQQHGQGQQQPGPLPGQGQRFVSRVDITPQHNQQQRAQSPSKPTSNVRHIPIFVEGRDEPVMSKLATDDTPPSAFHHQRQSSPPHFHRPSHFNEHFGRQHWPPSHFQNAFYDPGYEQPQTRRQQQQQQYQQPQHHQQQPQYHQQQQPQHHQQQPQYHHQQQQQQQTQQPQYQQQQQQQQQQQQQQQEIPKPKQPVPKDPLEKVAQVQKEVDNLAEQVRRYVGGFRQDKEYIYLDEMLTRELLKLDDIETEGRENVRQARKNAIKTIQDTISLLETKAPLAGQQQLQSVTQEEEKCSEKKDQQEKNISQVPELMDVDVKQEKQDNEPIPLPPAPLSPTKTKVESLENENATMAVESTNKNVAPAFQQGIKVDEKSEQKIENRTAENTELNVAPTERAEEASDGKDGDTTTQTRDTTSKQQTEETKKEKMESPGLQKKLKKTKKKEQQQQPVSEQAIPLPPPSTESTK; from the exons ATGCCCAGTGCGCCTGAATCTAGTGAAAGTTTTGGAGTATACACGATGTCCGGGGCGGTT AGTTTTCCGTTTGGCGACGAGACCGACGTCTTCGAACGTCCACGAGGTGAGAGATTCCGCGCGCACCTGGACGATCTTGCGACACGTCATCCCGAGTTTGCCGAACATTTGCGCGGCCCACCTTGGTCGTTCGGCGGTTGCCTGTCGCGCGACCGTCGCCATCGACGCCGCGGGTCCGGTAGTAGCAGCAACGACGGACAGCAATATCAACAACCGAGTCAACAGCATCAAGCGGACGAGGACGCGCATAGCCAAGCGAGCGGCAGCAGTGCTGCGAGCGGCGCGAGCGCCGTTAGCTCGCATAGCGGCGGCGTGCCGGATTTGACATCGTCGTCCGCGATACCGCAATACGGTCTACGCAACACGGTAGACATAGGCCAGCAGCAGCGACGTCGTAACATGGAGACAAGTCCGGAGAAGAGTGAGCGCGGTCAGCGCTCCATGTCGGCGCCACCGGAGAAtcggcagcagcagcagcagcagcaacaacacgGTCAAGGTCAGCAGCAACCCGGCCCGCTACCCGGCCAAGGACAAAGATTCGTGTCCCGAGTGGACATCACGCCACAGCACAATCAACAACAGCGCGCTCAATCGCCCAGCAAACCAACTAGCAACGTCCGGCACATACCTATCTTCGTGGAAGGCCGCGATGAACCTGTGATGTCGAAACTCGCGACCGACGATACGCCGCCGTCCGCGTTCCATCATCAGCGACAATCGTCGCCGCCGCATTTTCACAGACCGTCGCACTTTAATGAACACTTTGGCAGACAACACTGGCCACCGTCGCACTTTCAGAATGCATTCTACGATCCGGGTTATGAGCAACCGCAGACGCGacggcagcagcagcagcagcaataTCAGCAACCCCAGCATCATCAGCAGCAGCCGCAATATCATCAACAACAACAACCGCAACATCATCAACAACAGCCGCAATACCATcaccagcagcagcagcagcagcagacTCAACAGCCACAGtatcaacaacaacaacaacaacaacaacaacaacaacaacaacagcaagAAATACCGAAGCCTAAACAGCCGGTTCCAAAGGATCCTCTGGAAAAAGTCGCCCAAGTACAGAAAGAAGTGGATAATTTGGCAGAACAGGTGCGACGTTATGTCGGTGGCTTTCGACAAGATAAGGAATACATTTACCTAGACGAGATGCTGACGCGCGAACTACTCAAGCTGGACGACATTGAGACGGAAGGTCGAGAGAATGTGCGGCAGGCACGTAAAAACGCTATCAAAACCATACAAGACACCATCAGTTTGTTGGAAACGAAAGCACCACTTGCTGGCCAGCAGCAGCTGCAATCCGTTACTCAGGAAGAAGAAAAGTGCTCCGAAAAGAAAGATCAACAGGAAAAAAACATCTCGCAAGTTCCTGAACTCATGGATGTGGACGTAAAGCAAGAGAAACAGGACAACGAACCGATACCGCTTCCACCGGCGCCGTTATCACCAACGAAG ACGAAAGTAGAGTCTTTGGAAAATGAAAACGCGACAATGGCCGTCGAATCTACGAATAAGAATGTCGCTCCCGCCTTCCAGCAGGGCATCAAAGTCGACGAGAAAAGCGagcagaaaatagaaaatcgtACGGCAGAAAATACAGAACTGAATGTTGCACCAACCGAGCGCGCGGAAGAGGCGAGCGACGGGAAAGATGGTGACACGACGACACAAACTAGAGACACGACTTCAAAGCAGCAGACGGAGGAAacgaaaaaggaaaagatggAATCGCCGGGATTGCAAAAGAAGCTAAAAAAGACGAAGAAGAAggaacagcagcagcaaccgGTGTCCGAGCAAGCGATTCCGCTACCACCACCCTCGACGGAGAGCACGAAATAA